The region CTCACGTCGGCAATCCTGCCAGCCGGACGACGGGACCCTCGCTGGCCGTACCGGGGGCGAGCAGGCATGATTTCCGCTGCGGGTGTCGCGGACGGGGTTTCGCGGCGGGGTTGGGGCGCGATGAGGAGGCACAGTGGCACGGCGGAGGCTGGGGTTCTGGCAACGGTTCGCCGTAGGGCTGGTCAAGCCCGTGATGACCGTGTGGACCCGCCGGACCTGGAGTGGCCAGGAACACCTCGGCGGCGACGGCGGCGTGATCATCGTGGCGAACCACCTCTCGCACGCCGACCCGCTGGTCTCCGCGCACTTCATCTACGACTCCGGGCGATGGCCGCAGTACCTGGGCAAGGCCAGCGTGTTCCGGGTGCCGGTGGTCGGCTGGATCCTGCACCGGTGCCTGCAGATCCCGGTCGAGCGGGGCAGCGTCGACGCGGTCCGCTCGCTGGACGCGCTGGTCGGTGCGCTCAACCAGGGCGGTGCCGTGGTGATCTACCCGGAGGGCACCACCACCCGGCAGCCGGAGCTGTGGCCGATGAAGGCGAAGACCGGCGCGGCCCGGCTGGCCCTGGCCACCGGTGCACCCGTCGTACCGGTGGTGATGTGGGGGCCGGAGCAGATCTTCGATCCACGCACCAGTCGCGTGAACCTGCGCCCCCGGATCCCGGTGACCGTCGTCGCCGGGGAACCGATCGACCTGAGCCGGTGGGCGGATGCCCAGCCGACCCGGGCCACCCTCGAAGAGATGACGGACACCATAATGTTGCGGCTGCGGGACATGCTCGCCGAGATCCGTGGTGGCACTCCGCCGCCGCTGTGGGCGCGACCGGCCAGGTCCTCCGCAGGCCGCGAGCAGCAGGGCGAAGCGGCATGAGTGAGCGAAGCAGTGGTGCGGTCCGGGCCGCCGTGAAGCGGAACGGAGCGGCGGCATGAGCGGGCATGTCGCGGTGCTCGGGGCCGGTTCCTGGGGCACCGCGTTCGCCAAGATCCTGGCCGACGCGGGTCGGGACGTGACGGTGTGGGCCCGCCGCGCGCCGGTCGCCGAGTGCATCCGGGCCGAGCGCCGCAACCCGGAGTACCTGCCGGACCTGCTGCTGCCGGCCCGGGTCACCGCCACCGCCGACGCGGTTGAGGCGATCACCGGCGCGGAGGTGGTGGTGCTGGCGGTGCCGTCGCAGACCCTGCGCGGCAACCTCGCCGAGTGGGTCGGGCACCTGCACCCGGACTCCACCCTGGTGTCGCTGATGAAGGGCATCGAGCTGGGCACCACCAAGCGGATGAGCGAGGTCATCGTGGAGACCGCCGGGGTCGCCGCGGACCGGGTGGTCGTGGTGTCCGGCCCGAACCTGGCCCCGGAGATCGCCGCCGAGCAGCCCGCGGCGACGGTGGTCGCCGGGACGAACAGCCACCGCACGGCCCTCGTGCAGGCGTCGATCCGGACGCCGTACCTGCGCCCGTACACCAACGACGACGTGATCGGCTGTGAGCTGGGCGGTGCGGTCAAGAACGTGATCGCCCTGTCCTACGGCATCGCCACCGCGATGGGGTTCGGCGACAACACCCGGGCCATGCTGATGACCCGTGGGCTGGCCGAGACGGCCCGGCTGGGCGTGGCGCTCGGCGCGGACCCGATCACCTTCGCCGGCCTCGCCGGGATGGGTGACCTGGTCGCCTCCTGCTCGTCCCCGCTGGCCCGCAACCGCACCTTCGGCGAGCACCTGGGCCGGGGCGAGACGCTGGAGCAGGCCCAGACCGCCACCCGGCAGACCGCCGAGGGCGTGAAGAGCTGCCTGGCGATCCGCGACCTGGCCCGCGCGCACGGCGTGGAGATGCCGATCACCGAGCACGTCGAGCGGATCTGCCACGAGGGGATGGACCCGCGGCTCGCCGTGGAGGCCCTGATGAGCCGCACCGCCAAGCCCGAGTCGTACGAGTGAGGAACCGATGAGCGAGTGGGGAGACGGCACCCGCTGCGTACGCGCCGGCCTGCCTGAGCCGGCACCGGGGGATCCGTTCCTGCCGGGGCCGGTCTTCGCCGCGCCGTACCATCTCGACCCGTTCCAGGGTCAGGGCACGTCGCCGAACGGCTACGGTCGCCCGGACAACCCGACCCGGCGGTTGCTGGAGGCGGCCGTGGGCGAGTTGGAAGGCGGTGAGTGCCGCGTCTTCGCCACCGGCCAGGCGGCCATCACCGGCCTGCTGCTGACCCTGCTGCGCCCCGGGGACACGGTGGTGTTGCCCACCGACGGATACTTCCCGGTCCGGGCGTTCGCCACCGACGTGCTGGAGGCGATCGGCGTCCGGGTGCTCTTCGTGCCGACCGTCGGGCCGTACCCGTCATTCGAGGGTGTCCGGCTGGTGCTGGTGGAGACGCCGGCGAACCCGGGCCTGGACGTGGTCGACGTGGCGGCCCTGGCCGAGCGGGCGCACGCCGCCGGTGCGCTGCTCGCGGTGGACAACACCACGGCCACCCCGCTCGGTCAACGCCCGCTCGACCTCGGTGCCGACCTGGTGGTCGCCTCGGGCACGAAGGCGCTCACCGGCCACTCCGACCTGCTGCTGGGTTACCTGGCCAGCCGGTCCACCGAGCTGATCGCGGCGGTGACGACCTGGCGGACGACCACCGGATCGGTTCCGGGGGCGTTCGACGCCTGGTTGGCACACCGGTCGCTGGCCACCCTCGACCTGCGGCTGGCCCGGCAGAGCGCGAACGCCGCCGCGGTCGCCGACCTGCTCGCCGGCCGGTCGGACGTGACCGGCCTGCGCTGGCCGGGGCGGCCGGACGACCCCGCGTACCCGGTGGCCTCGGCCCAGATGCGCCGGATCCCGGGGGTGCTCTCGTTCGATTTGGGCAGCGCCGACCGGGTGGGCCGGTTCATCGAGGCCGCCCGGCTGGTGGCGGCGGCGACCTCCTTCGGTGGCCTGCACACCACGGCGGACCGGCGGGAGCAGTGGGGCGACGACACCGCACCGGGCTTCGTCCGGCTCTCCTGCGGGGCGGAGGACACCGCGGACCTGGTGGCCGACATCGTCGCCGCGCTGGACGCCGCCGGGTCGGTCTGAGGGTTTCGATGGCGCTCGCCGACCGTTCCGCCCTCGTGGGTCGGCTGCGCGCCGCTGGCTGCGTCTACGCCGAGGACGAGGCGGATCTGCTGCTGGCCGCTGCCGACGATCCGGCGACGTTGGCCGACCTGAGCGAGCGCCGGGTGGCCGGCGAACCGCTGGAGTACCTGCTCGGTTGGGCGGAGTTCGCCGGTCTGCGGATCGCCGTCGACGCCGGCGTCTTCGTGCCGCGTGCCCGGACCGCCCTGCTGGTCCAGGTGGCGGCCGAGGTGACCGGCCCGGAGCCGGCCGTCGTCGACCTCTGCTGCGGGTCCGGGGCCGCCACCGTCGCGCTGGCGCACCGACTCACGCCACGCTGGCTGGCCGCCGTCGACATCGACCCGGCGGCCGTGGCATGTGCGAGGCGCAACGTCGCCGGGCTGGATGCCGAGGTGTACGAGGGCGATCTCTTCGCCCCGCTGCCCCGGCAGTGGCGGGGTCGACTGGACCTCGTGGTCGCCAACGCCCCGTACGTGCCGACCGACGCGGTGGCGTTGATGCCCCCGGAGGCGCGGCTGCACGAGGCCCCGGTGGCGCTCGACGGCGGGCCGGACGGGCTCTCGGTGCTGCGCCGGGTGGGCGTCGACGCCGCGCACTGGCTGACCCCCGGTGGACACCTGGTGGTCGAGGCCGGCACCACCCAGGTGCCGGTGCTCTGCGACGCGTTCAGCGCCGCCGGCCTGGTCCCCACCGTGCGACAGGACGAGGACCTGGACGCCACCGCAGTCGTAGCCCAACGCCCAACCTAACCCCACCCCACCCCACCCCCACCCCCACCCCCACCCCGCCCCCACCCCACCCCGCCCCCGCCCTGCCCGAACCTGTCGATCATGGAGTAATGGTGCCCGGTTGGTGGTGCATCACGTGGTTTGTCCCCCACCACAACTCCATGATCGACGGGGGAGGGCTGGGGCGGGGTGGCCGCGCGTGGCGGGGGAGAGGGCTTGGCACTAGCCTCGGCTCACACTCACGACGGCGAGAGGCGGTTTCGGTGGGCAGCGCAGGGGTGCCGGTGGTCGTCGGCTTGGACAACGGCGGCACGAGCAACAACGCCACCGTGCTGACGGTGGACGGCCGGTTCCTGGTGGACGGGTTGCTGGAG is a window of Micromonospora sp. WMMD961 DNA encoding:
- a CDS encoding lysophospholipid acyltransferase family protein, which codes for MARRRLGFWQRFAVGLVKPVMTVWTRRTWSGQEHLGGDGGVIIVANHLSHADPLVSAHFIYDSGRWPQYLGKASVFRVPVVGWILHRCLQIPVERGSVDAVRSLDALVGALNQGGAVVIYPEGTTTRQPELWPMKAKTGAARLALATGAPVVPVVMWGPEQIFDPRTSRVNLRPRIPVTVVAGEPIDLSRWADAQPTRATLEEMTDTIMLRLRDMLAEIRGGTPPPLWARPARSSAGREQQGEAA
- a CDS encoding NAD(P)H-dependent glycerol-3-phosphate dehydrogenase is translated as MSGHVAVLGAGSWGTAFAKILADAGRDVTVWARRAPVAECIRAERRNPEYLPDLLLPARVTATADAVEAITGAEVVVLAVPSQTLRGNLAEWVGHLHPDSTLVSLMKGIELGTTKRMSEVIVETAGVAADRVVVVSGPNLAPEIAAEQPAATVVAGTNSHRTALVQASIRTPYLRPYTNDDVIGCELGGAVKNVIALSYGIATAMGFGDNTRAMLMTRGLAETARLGVALGADPITFAGLAGMGDLVASCSSPLARNRTFGEHLGRGETLEQAQTATRQTAEGVKSCLAIRDLARAHGVEMPITEHVERICHEGMDPRLAVEALMSRTAKPESYE
- a CDS encoding cystathionine gamma-lyase, yielding MSEWGDGTRCVRAGLPEPAPGDPFLPGPVFAAPYHLDPFQGQGTSPNGYGRPDNPTRRLLEAAVGELEGGECRVFATGQAAITGLLLTLLRPGDTVVLPTDGYFPVRAFATDVLEAIGVRVLFVPTVGPYPSFEGVRLVLVETPANPGLDVVDVAALAERAHAAGALLAVDNTTATPLGQRPLDLGADLVVASGTKALTGHSDLLLGYLASRSTELIAAVTTWRTTTGSVPGAFDAWLAHRSLATLDLRLARQSANAAAVADLLAGRSDVTGLRWPGRPDDPAYPVASAQMRRIPGVLSFDLGSADRVGRFIEAARLVAAATSFGGLHTTADRREQWGDDTAPGFVRLSCGAEDTADLVADIVAALDAAGSV
- a CDS encoding putative protein N(5)-glutamine methyltransferase, which produces MALADRSALVGRLRAAGCVYAEDEADLLLAAADDPATLADLSERRVAGEPLEYLLGWAEFAGLRIAVDAGVFVPRARTALLVQVAAEVTGPEPAVVDLCCGSGAATVALAHRLTPRWLAAVDIDPAAVACARRNVAGLDAEVYEGDLFAPLPRQWRGRLDLVVANAPYVPTDAVALMPPEARLHEAPVALDGGPDGLSVLRRVGVDAAHWLTPGGHLVVEAGTTQVPVLCDAFSAAGLVPTVRQDEDLDATAVVAQRPT